DNA from Polaribacter sp. NJDZ03:
AACAGATTGGCTATATGCTGATGTAGAATTATTTATACATTTACTTCTTACTTGTACTTCGTATGAAGTTTTTGGAGTTAAGCCTGATAAAGAAGTAGAAGTTGTAGCGGTAGTAGTGTTTGTCCAGGTAGAAGTTCCTGTTTTTCGATATCTAAAATCGTAAGAAGTACCTGTAACTGCACTCCAAGAAGCAGTTGCGGTAGAAGAATCAAAATTATCAATAGTAAGACTTGTTGGAGTTGTAGCATTACAGATAGTAGGAGTTCCTGTTAAACCAGTTACTATTAAAGAGTAATTTTGACTTCCACCAATTAAAGATCCCTTATGGGTTACTTTAATTGTATAAGTTCCTGATGCATTTGCAATATCTACTCTTTCATAAGGGTCTACGGTATTATCTCCTTTTCCATTAGTGGTAACACCCGTTAGTTTCCATGGTGTGTATGTAGTTTCGTTTTTTGAGACTCTAATATCTAAATCATTTACTAAAACAGCTGTATTTGAATTTACTTTTGTTGTTGCTACCCCCGCTCTATCTGTCCAAGAAATTGAAGCCATTAAATCATTCACTCCGTCAGAATCTACAGTAATTTGGTATGTTTGTCCGCTTGTTAAAGTTAATTCTTCAATTTTAGATTCAGTACCGTTTTGTGTAATTGCAACCGCTGCTTTTTTAGCATTCATTAATCCCCATCCAAAAATAGCATCAGGACCATTGGCACCTGCATCATCTGCAGTATGTAAAGCAATTCCTTTTAACGTAGAAGCTTTTATAAATGAACCCCTAACATTGTTGGCGTGTTGTTGTAAAATTAATAACGTACCAGCAACGTTTGGAGATGCCATAGAGGTTCCTGTAATACTATTGTATGCAGTATCGCTAGATTCATAAGTAGAATAAACGGCAGTTCCGTTTCCTGTAATATCTGGTTTAATACGGTAATCGTCTGTTGGTCCTTCGCTGCTAGAAGAGTTTATGGTAACAGAAAGTAAGTTTCCATTGGCATCAATATTTGCATCATTAGCATTGGCTACAACCATTCCGTTTTTAGAGGTTGCATGACCAGATAACTTATCATAAGAAGAATTTCCATTTAAAGGAGTTCCGTTTGCAGAATTATCATTTCCGTCATTTCCTGCAGCCACAACCATTAAAAAGTTAGGAGCATTAAACATAACGTTATCCCAATCTCTAGAATCAGAAATATATCCTCCAAAATAATAATCTGGAAGTTGAGGTTGCCCTTGTTGATTTCTTGTAGCAAAACCATAAGAGTGATTTGAAACTAACATTCCGTTTGAAGCAGCACTTGTAGCTTCTGAAGTATCATTATTCCAATCATAACCAACCGCTCTTGCTTGTGGTGCCATTCCTTTTGCTTTTGCAACTACCCCAGAAGCAATAATAGTACCTGTTACATGAGCAGAATGATAGTTTAATGTTGTTGTGCCGTCTCCAATAGAAAATCTATTTGTTCCGCCAGCTCCATCATATTCTTGATGAGAAGTTCTTGCTAAACCACCATCCCAAACATGTGCAATCATATTTTGCCCCATAAGATTTAGGCCTAAAGATCCGCCAGAATTTAGATGGTTTGTTCTTGTAGATTTTGCTGCAGCAACATTAAATGTTGTGTAGTAAATTGGTTTTCCGTTTACTACTTTTTGAAGTTCAAGTAATTCTCCTTTTTTGTTAATAAACCTAACATCCCATCCTTTCTTTTTTGCTATTTTAAGTGCCTTTTCTTTTTCAAAAGAAGACTTTTCTTTAAGTTTATTTTCTAAAGTACTTAATGTTTTTTGATTGTACTTGGCACTAATTTTTTTTAATTCAACTTGCTTTTGTGCATGCAGGTTTAAGCTGAATGCGAAAAAAACTCCTATAATAAGAAGTTTACTGAAGTAATTTGTTTTCATTGTTTTTGTAGTTTTCAATTAATGATTGTTTGGGTTAATTTTATCGCCTTTTTTTTTTGAAAGTCTAAACGATAAGACTTAATAGAGATGTGTATTATTAATTTTATTTAATAATATATTACGAATAATTTTTACTTTTGCGTGGATTAGTAAATATTTGTAAATTATTCTTTGTAAAATTATGTTTTTATTACGGATCTTGCAATCACTGAAAAAGGTGAAATTTACCATCACTGAAAACAGTGGGATAGCTAACTGTTTTCAGTGAGAATGAGAAAGTAAAATTGAAATCTTGTTTTTTTACATCTCCTATATTAATAGTATATTGCGCTCATATTTATTGATAAAAAAAAGATATGAAAATAATAGTACCAATGGCCGGAATAGGGTCTCGTTTAAGACCTCATACATTAACAGTTCCAAAACCTTTAACAGTAATTGCAGGAAAACCAATTGTACAACGTTTAGTAGAAGATATTGCTTCTGTTATTGATGAAGAGATTGATGAAATTGCATTTGTTATCGGTACAACAGCCAAAGGATTTCCTACAGATACAGAAGCACAATTATTAAAAATTGCGGCAGAATTAGGTGCTAAAGGATCTGTTTATGTACAAGAAGAAGCTTTAGGAACAGCACATGCAATTTACTGTGCTAAAGAATCTTTAAGCGGACCGTGTGTTGTAGCGTATGCAGATACTTTATTTAAAGCAGATTTTACGTTAGATGTAAATGCAGATGGTGCAATTTGGGTAAGTAAAGTAGCAAACCCAAGTGCTTTTGGTGTAGTTAAATTACAAGATGGTATTATTACAGATTTTATAGAAAAACCAAAAGACTTTGTTTCTGATTTAGCTATTATTGGAATTTATTACTTTAAAAGTGGCGATAAATTATTAGAAGAAATTCAATATTTAATCGATAACGATTTAAAAGAAAACGGAGAATATCAACTTACCAATGTTTTAGAATCTTTAAAACAACAAGGAGCTAAATTTGTACCTGGTACCGTTAGCGCTTGGATGGATTGTGGTAAAAAAGACCCAACGGTAGATACAAACAAGCAAGTTTTAGGTTTTGAGCATGAAGCGGGTAATAATTTAGTTGCTAAAGATATAGTTTTAGAAAATTCAGAAATTATTCAACCATGTTTTATTGGGAAAAATGTAGTGCTTAAAAACACAAAAATAGGACCGTATGTTTCTATTGGAGCAAATAGTGTAGTAGAAAATTCTACGATTGTTAATTCTTTAATTCAATCTAATGTAGAAATTTCTAATGCAGATTTAGACAATGCAATGATTGGTAACCATGCTAAATATAATGGTAAATATACTTCTGTAAGTATTGGTGATTATACAGAATTAACATAAATGAAATTTAGAAGGAAGAACAAAGAGTTTGGAGAAAAGAACATTATTGGTTTTTATAACTATGTTCTTTTTTCTTTCTTCTTTGTTCTCTCTTCTTTAAACTCTTTCTCACAAGATAGTATACCAATTGCTAAAGATTTAACAGAAGAAAAAGAGTTAGATTTTCAGCAATTTTTTTTTAAGGCTTTGTCAGAGAAATCAATTGGTAATTATCAAAAAGCTATTGAGAATTTAGAAAATAGTAACCAGATCTTAGCAGGTAATATGGCTGTTTATTTTGAGTTTTCTAAAAATTATTTATTGCTTAATAAAACGTTATTGGCAAAAGAATATATTAAAAGAGCTCTTAATAATGAACCCAATAATATTTGGATGTTACAGCATCTTGTTAAAATCCATATAAGAGATAAAAATTTTTCTGAAGCTATTGTTGTTCAGCAAAAATTGGTTGCAATTAACTTAAATGAGCAAGAGTTGTTGGTAAAGTTGTATTTAAATAATAAAGAAGAAGATAAAGCGATTTCTTTAATGAATACAATGGAGCAAAACAACGGACTTTCTGCCTCTTTTAAAAGGTTGAAAGAAGGCTTAACTAAAAGAAACAATAAAGCAGTAGTTAAAGAGGGGGTAACTAACGGTAGCTCTCTAGAAGAGCAATTTAAAGCGAATAATTCGTATGCCGTTTTACAACAAATTTTAATAGCATCTAAAGAGAATCCTGAAAAACTTTTAAAATATTCTGATGAAGGTATTCTACTGTTTCCTGCGCAGGCTTTTGTATATTTAATGAAAGGAAAGGCATTAAATTATCAGAAAAAGTTTAAAAAGGCGTTAATAAGTTTACAGAATGGTATCGATTTTGTAATTGACGATACTATGAAAGTAGATTTTTATAAAGAAATGGCAGTTTCTTATAAGGGTTTAGGTAATATTATAGAAGAAAAAAAGTTTATTGAGAAATCAAAAAAAATAAAAGAATAAGAATGAAGTTTTTAAAATATTTTGTGGTTTTTGCAGTAGTCTTTACTTCTTGTAAAACAAAAAAAGATTTAATAAGTGCAAATAATATTGCCGAAGAAATGTCTGCAAAAAAGGTTGCAAGAAAACATATTGCTGCTAATTTTGATAAACAAACGGTAGATGCAAAGCTAAAAGCAAACTTTAATAACGGTAAGATTAATCAAGGTTTTTCTGTTAGTTTAAAAATGGAAAAGGATCAAGTAATCTGGCTAAAAGGAACTAAGATTATTACGTTGTTTAAAGCAAAGATTACACCAACTTCTGTAAGTTATTATTCCTCTTTAGAAAGAGAATATTTTGAAGGAGATTTTACAATGCTAAAAAAGTTATTGGGTACAGATATTAATTTTAATCAACTTCAAAATTTGTTTTTGGGGCAATCTTTAAAAAATGTTAAAGATCAAAAGCAACATGTAAGCATCATAGATAATTCGTATGTTTTATCTCCAGAAACCCAAGAAAAATTATTTGATGTTTTCTTTTCTGTAAATCCTTCGCATTTTAAATTAGACAAGCAATCTATTGTAAATACAGCAAAAAATCAACGTTTAGATATCTTTTACCCATCTTATAATTTGGTTGATGATGCTATTTTTCCATCAGAAATTAATATTAAAGCAAAACAACCAGGTAAATTTACAGATATAGATTTTATAGTAAGATCTGTGGAGTTTAATAAAGATATAGACACTTCTTTTTCAATACCTAAAGGTTACAAGAAAATTAAATTATAGTGAAAAGCAGAAAAATTTATATACCCGTTTTTATTTTATTTTTAAGTGTTTTTTCTGTTTTTGGACAAACAAGAAAACAGTTAGAAGAGCAACGTAAAAAACTTAATTATGAAATTAAGCAAGTAAACTCGTTGCTTTTTAAAGAAAAGAAGAAAGTAGATAATGCCTTAGAAGATTTAAATGATTTAAATAGAAAGATTAGTGTTAGGGCTAAATTAATTTCTATAATTAACGCAGAAGCAAGGATTTTATCAAAAGAGATTCGTGCAAATGAAATGGAGCTAAAAAAATTAGAGAAGAAGTTAGCAGATTTAAAAGCAGATTATGCAAGTATTATCCTTAAATCTTACAAAAGTAAATCTCAGCAAAGTAGAATGATGTTTTTACTTTCTTCCCAGAATTTTCATCAGGCTTATAAAAGGTTTGAGTATATGAAACAGTATACTGCTTATAGAAAAAAACAAGGAGAAGAAATTGTTGTTCATACAAATGAAGTACAAGTTGTAAATGACTCTTTATTGGTTCAAAAAAACTTAAAAGACAAGTTAATAGCTTCTGAAAATGAACAAAAAAAGGAAATTGAAGAAGATAAAAGGAATCAAGAGAAATTATTAGCTACTATCAAGAAAAAAGAAAGTAGTTACAAGAAAGAGCTTCAAAGTAAAGTTAAAGAAGAGAAAAGGGTTACAGTACAAATTGATAGAAAAATTCGTGAAGAAATTGAGCGAGCAAATAGAGTTGCAAGAGCTAAGCTAAAAGATGAGCCCAATAAACCAACTGTTGTTAAGAAAAATGAGTTTATTTTAAGTCCGGAAGCAAAGGCTTTAGCCGCAAAATTTGAATTAAATAAAGGTAAGTTACCTTGGCCTGTAAGTGAAGGTATTGTAATTAGAAAATTTGGTACTCAGCCTCATCCATCATTTCCTGGAATTACCGTTAATGGTACTGGTTTGCATATTGCTACCAAAGAAGGCATAAAGGCCCAATCTATTTTTAATGGAAGAGTATTAAATGTTTTGGTGAGTGCAGAGGGTAGAAAAAATGTTTTAATACAACATGGTAATTATATTTCATCTTACAATAACCTAGAAAAAGTTACTGTTAGTAAAGGAGATGTTGTTATAACGGGGCAAGCAATTGGTCAGGTTTTTACAGATAAAGTTTCTAAAAAAACAAAATTAATCTTTGTATTGTTTAAAAATACAACACGTTTAAATCCTTCTTCTTGGATTTTAAGAAGATAAAATTACTTAAAATAGTATTTGCGTTAAAATAGAATTTGATACCACACATAAGAACGCTGGTATATAATTAATTTTGTAGTAGAATTTACAAATTTTTTATATTAATTAAAATTTTATTAAAATGGAAAACTTAAAAAGAAAGACCGTTGCAATATTAGCAACTAATGGATTTGAAGAAAGTGAATTAAAAGAGCCTAAGAAAGCTTTAGAAGCAGCTGGTGCAGAGGTGCACATTGTGTCTTTAGAATCTGGAGAAATAAAATCTTGGAATGAAGGTAATTGGGGAAAAACGTATAAAGTAGATAAAACTTTAAAAGAAGTATCTCAAGAAAACTATAACGCATTGATGTTGCCTGGTGGAGTTATAAACCCAGATGTATTGCGTGATAATGCAGATGCAGTTAGTTTTGTAAAATCCTTTTTTGAGCATCATAAACCTGTAGGTGCTATTTGTCATGGACCTTGGTTATTGGCAGAAGCGGATGTTTTAAAAGGGAGAAAAATAACTTCATATAGCTCTATTAAAACAGACCTTATAAACGCCGGAGCAAATTGGGTAGATGAAGAAGTAGTTGTAGATAAGGGTTTGGTTACCAGTAGAAACCCTGATGATTTACCTGCATTTAATGCTAAGTTAGTAGAGGAAGTATATGAAGGTAAACACAAAGGTCAAATGGCTTAGTTTTATCTTTTAAATAAAACGATTATTATTGATAAATAAAAAAAGAAGCGCAAATTTAAATTTGCGCTTCTTTTTTATGATAATCTTTAACTATTTTAATCTAAACAAAAATCTTTACTAAAAAATTAAATGAAGACTACTCTGGTTGAGGAGAATATTTAATGTTTTTTTGAAGAATAACTGCATTAGGAATGGTTATTAATTCTTTTTCTAGCGTTCTTAGCGTGATAAAAAATGCACCAATATCTCTAATTTCGCCAGTAATATTATTATCTTTTTCTAAAATAGTAATAGTATCTCCAATTTTTACGGGGTAATTTATAAATAAAATTAAACCCGCAGTAATATTAGAAAGAATAGACCATTGCGCAAAAAAAGCAATACCTAAAATGGTTAAAAAAGAAGAAACGTAGACTAATAATTGTTTCTCATCTACACCCCAAACAAAAGATACAAATACAATTATGGTAATGTAAATAAGCACTGAAATTATTTTATTAGTTAAAATAATTCTGGCTTTTTGAAACCCAAATTTCAGTTGAATTTTTTTTAAAGAATTGGTAATTACAAAGCGAATAAAAAAAGCAACAATTAAAATTGCTAGCGAGGATATAATTTTATAATTGTAAAATTCCATAATTATAGTATTTAACTAAATACAGCTTTTAAGGCAGTTGCATCTCCAGGTTTTAGCTTTCCTGCTAAAACTAAACTTAATTCTTTACGTTGTAAAGCACCTTCGTAGCGTGTCTGTTCTAAATCTGTTTCTGGTCTAATTTGTGGAATTGCAACAGGTCTTCCTGTTTCATCTACGGCAACAAACGTATAAATACCTTCGTTTACTTTAGTTCTAGATCCAGATTGTCTGTCTTCTGTCCAAACATCTACATATGTTTCCATAGAAGAGTTAAACGCTCTCGAAACTTTAGCTTCTATAGTAAGCACACTTCCAACGGGTACTGCTTTGCTAAAAGCAACATGGTTTACAGAGGCTGTAACTACAATTCGTCTAGAGTGTCTCCCTGCAGCAATACTACAAGCTCTGTCCATTCTGGCAAGTAATTCGCCTCCAAAAAGGTTGTCTAAATAATTGGTTTCACCGGGTAAAACTAAGTCGGTAAGTATTGTTAAAGATTCTTTCGGCGTTTTTACTTCCATCAAAAAATATTTTTTTTTGCAAAGATAGTAATCGCTTCTTAAAAAATGAGTTTTAAAAATGTTAAAGAAAAGTAGTGTTAATCTAACTTTTCAACAAGCAACCAAGCATCTTTAGATACTGTTTTTTGAATTCTATAAAGGTTATTAGTAGCTTCATTACGGTTAGTGTAACTATTAAAAGTAACTTGTGTTAACCCCCATTTATTAACGCCAATTATTTGAGCATCAAATCCTTTTGCTTTTAATTCTTCTACTCTTTTTTCTGCATTTTCTGCAAATTGAAAAGCTCCAGCAATAATATGAAAAGGTTTTGCTACTTCTTTAACAACATTTAAGTTAATAGTAGGTAAAGGGTTAGAAATAACAAAAGTAGCCGATTGTATTTTTTTCTGAATTGCTTTTTCTTGATTTGCTAAATTTTCTTTTTGTAGATTATTTTCATAACCATTATAACCAGCAAAACCCAACGTTAGTAAAATAGCTGCAGTTGCTGCGTATTTTATAAATGCAGGTATTCCTTTATTTTCTTCTTTTACAGGAAGAGGGTTTAAAGGTTTTACTTGTTCTTTAAATCTAGAAATAGCAGAAGAAGTTACGGTATCTAAACCAAAAGATTCTGTTAAATAGTTAACAGCAGTATTTGGTTCAAAAATAATTTGTTTTTCTTCATTTAAAGACAAAATACCTAAACTATCAATTTGTACAACTTTAGATTGCAATTCATTTTGCCACTTAATTACAGATAATGAAATAGCAGTAGATGCTTTTGTAAAAGAAATATTTTCTGCAGAAGCAATATAATTAGCTAATAAACCATCATTGTGTTTTAACAAGCTGTTAAAAGTAACCTGTTTAGTTGGTGGTGTAAAAGTATGTGTAAAATTATTGGTTTTTGCACCAATTCTATTAGTTACAAATCCTCCAAAATCAGGTACAATTACGCAATCGTATCTGTACAGTAAATCGTTTATGTAAGTTGCTAAATTCATTGTAGCAAATATAGAAATTAAGCCGTTTTGTAAAAGAATTTCTTAACAATTTTATTAACAAATATTTTATATATTGGTATTCAAATTGTTACAAAATTGAAAGAAGAAAAATTATTAGCGATCTTAAGATTACAAAAGAGCAAAGCAATTGGCGATATTTTAGCCAAAAAACTCATTGTAAATGTGGGAGATGTAGAACAGGTATTTAAAGAAAAGACAGCGATACTCTCAAAAATTAACGGAATAGGAGGTCATGTTTTAAAACATTTGTTCGATTCGAAAAATATAGAATTAGCGCAACAAGAGCTAAAATATATTCAAGATAATAAGATTTCTTATACTTATTTTTTAGAAGATGATTATCCTAAAAATCTTCAACATTGTATAGATAGTCCTATATTATTGTTTAAAGATGGAAACTTAGATTTTTCTAACCAAAAAATTATTTCTATCGTTGGTACCCGAAATATTAGTTCTTACGGACGCGATTTTTGCAATCAATTAATTAAAGAAATTGCAGTTTACAACCCTATAATTGTAAGTGGTTTTGCGTACGGAGTAGATATTTGTGCACATAAAGCAGCAATAGAAAACAACTTGCAAACCATTGCTGTTTTAGCACATGGTTTAGAGCAAATTTATCCGAAGGTACATAAGAAATATATAAACCAAGTAAATGAAAATGGCGGTTTTTTAACCGAGTTTTGGAGTGAAGAAACTCCTTTAAGAGAAAATTTTTTAAAAAGAAACAGAATTGTTGCGGGCATATCTAAAGCAACTATTATTATAGAATCTGCCTCAAAAGGAGGTTCTTTGGTTACAGCAGATATAGCGAATTCTTATAATAAAGATGTTTTTGCGGCTCCAGGCAGAACCACAGATATTTATAGTAGAGGTTGTAATAATTTAATTAAAAATAACAGAGCGCACTTGCTAACTTCTGCTTCAGATATTGTAAAAATGTTAAATTGGGATGTTCAAGAGAAAACGAAACCAATTCAGAAACAATTGTTTATAGAATTAAACGAGAAAGAGCAAAAAATTCATGATTTATTACATGAAAAAGGACAACAATTATTAGACGTTATCTCATTAGAATGTAATATTCCTATTTATCAATTATCATCTATTTTGTTGCAAATGGAATTAAAAGGCGTAACAAAACCTTTGCCAGGAAAGATGTTCGAACTTACTTAATAATGCTTATTTTTGATGAAAATCTGAAGTAAAGATGGCGGTAGAGAAAAAATTGATGTCCAGAAAAAAACCAACATTTCCCGTAAATGAAATGCTTGGTGCTTATTTAAAGAACTATAATAGAAATATAAAGATTCCTCTTTATTATGATGATTTATTACGTTTTCAAGGATCAATAACTGTCTATGATAAGAATGATGAAGACACTTTATGGGTAAGAACCTACTTTTCTCAATACGAAAGAGAAGAGATTGATAGAAATTTAAAGAAAATTTACACAAGGTTGCATTCCGATGGTAATGATGATAGCATTCCGTATTTAAACATAGATGCTATAGATTATTGTACGTTTGGTAACTCTAAACCATTTAGAATTAAAGTTAGAAATATCTTAAATGATAACTTTACCTATTTTTATGTAAAAAAGGCAGATGCTTCTCGTATTTATGGTTTAGAATTAGAGCATATTCTGTCTCCCCATAACATGAACTTTTTGGTATTTAAAGACACCTTAATAGAAGAGCACATTGCAGGTATACCTGGAGACGATTTTATTAGAGACATTTTACCAGGCTGTACCGAGTTAGAAAAAGCACAAATAGCCAAAGAATTTGTAAAGTTTAAAGAACGATGTTTAATCCGTTTATTGGGCGATATGCGTTCGTACAATTACGTAATTACACCAATTCACGATTTTGACCAAGTTATCTATAAAATAAGAGCTATAGATTTCGATCAGCAATCTTTTGAAGGAAACTTAAAAGTCTACAACTTACAGTTTATGAAAGAGAACTTTAAGATGGTAGAAATGGTTGGTAAAAAACTACAAAATAGCTCTATAGATCAATACAAAATAGAAGAACGTTCCTTTATGGCTAAAAGGATGATTACCGCTCCAAGAAGAACTGCCCGTTTAATAAAATGTATGAAAGCAGATACTATTTCTTACCCAAAAAACGTAGCGCTTCTAAAAAAGCAATTAATTAAATATGTAGGAGATGTAGAGTTTAAAAAATGTAATAATATGGGTGAGATTTTAGAAACTATTCTAGCTTTTGTTAAGCGTAACTATTTAGATATTAGTAATAAAGAGTTGTTTTAGAAGCTATTTCCTGCTTTCCGTTATATCTTTTTTTGAAAAAACAAAAAAAGGATGCCACTTCAATCAGGGCTAAACTTGTTTGTAAACTATTTTACTAAAGGAATTACAAGCATTAGTATCTAAAAGAAAGATTCTGAAATAAAAAAAAAGGACGTAAAAATTAATTTACGTCCTTTTTAGTTGGCATTATTTTAATATTACCAAGCCCCAATAAAATGACTTCCTGTTGCGTTTACTAACTCAGCACCTTTAGCTACAGCACCACTTTCAGTATCTACAACATAAATGTTTCCGTTTTGGCCAACAGGCGCTTGTGTTAAATAGATTTCATTTCCATCAACCGCAAAACCTTGGTATTGGAATAAGTAAAAATCTGGATCATAAGGAATATCTTCAATTTTTACAGCTGTTTTAGCATTTAAATCTACCAAAGCAAAAAATCCTTGAGCTCCTGCTAAACCATCCGCAGAAGCTTCATGACGATACGCTAATACTGCTTTTCCGTTTGCTGCAGGTCTCCAAGCAAGAACATAAGCTCCTGTTACGCCTAAAGCATCGTCTAAATTAAAGTCGTAAGAATTGTCATATTCATTATTAGCTCCAATTTTTAAAATATGAGAACCTTCTGGATCACTTTGGTTTGCTTGGTAAACACTTCCGTTATATTCAAAAGCATTAATACTTCTGTATCCGTTTGTGTTTCCATGTCCTACAGTAGAAGTGATTACTGTTGGGTTGTCTAATGATGGATAATCTAATACAATTGTCTTAGAACCTAAAATTTCGTAATCACTTTCACTTTCTACTGTAGTCGGATTTACTTTACTTAAACGAGCTCCGATATATAATTTATCTCCTGCTGCATTTAAAGTTGGCATGTCAATTCTAGAAAAATAATAACCTGCAGCTTCTTCTTCTGCACTTAAAGGAACAACGTGTTCTTTAAACTGAATTATTGATGAGTTTTCTAAATCTAAAGTAACAACACCTATAGTCGCTTCTGTGTTTGTATAAACATCATCTGTTGCATCATCTGGTGTTCCGTTATCATCCACTTGGTGTTCTGTAGATACGTATACTGCAGATCCTGTTTTGTCACCGTCAAATAATTTTATCCATCTTGGTGCAGTTCCTACATAAGGAGCAATACTTATAGATGTACCTTGTGGTGTAAAATTTTGACCACCTTCTACAGTATACTTTGTGTAATTACCACCAGTATCTCCTGCATAACTAATGTTAAAAATAGTGTTCCCGTTTTCAGAAGCTTGTAATCTAGCAGTTCTATTAGAAGGTGCTATAAAACCA
Protein-coding regions in this window:
- a CDS encoding S8 family serine peptidase produces the protein MKTNYFSKLLIIGVFFAFSLNLHAQKQVELKKISAKYNQKTLSTLENKLKEKSSFEKEKALKIAKKKGWDVRFINKKGELLELQKVVNGKPIYYTTFNVAAAKSTRTNHLNSGGSLGLNLMGQNMIAHVWDGGLARTSHQEYDGAGGTNRFSIGDGTTTLNYHSAHVTGTIIASGVVAKAKGMAPQARAVGYDWNNDTSEATSAASNGMLVSNHSYGFATRNQQGQPQLPDYYFGGYISDSRDWDNVMFNAPNFLMVVAAGNDGNDNSANGTPLNGNSSYDKLSGHATSKNGMVVANANDANIDANGNLLSVTINSSSSEGPTDDYRIKPDITGNGTAVYSTYESSDTAYNSITGTSMASPNVAGTLLILQQHANNVRGSFIKASTLKGIALHTADDAGANGPDAIFGWGLMNAKKAAVAITQNGTESKIEELTLTSGQTYQITVDSDGVNDLMASISWTDRAGVATTKVNSNTAVLVNDLDIRVSKNETTYTPWKLTGVTTNGKGDNTVDPYERVDIANASGTYTIKVTHKGSLIGGSQNYSLIVTGLTGTPTICNATTPTSLTIDNFDSSTATASWSAVTGTSYDFRYRKTGTSTWTNTTTATTSTSLSGLTPKTSYEVQVRSKCINNSTSAYSQSVNFTTKDVQLNYCNSNGNSVNDEYISKVVLGSINNTTGGAPSGYTDYTSQSTNLTKGTSSTITITPTWTGTAYNEGYAVFIDYNKDGDFSDSGETVWTVTTSETTPISGSFTVPTSAITGPTRMRVVMQYNTTPSACNSYDYGETEDYSVNITGAAAVTASTTMLHEAYFESDWSGWSDGGTDCYRYTGTSSYQGNSSIRIRDNSGTESAMTSPTFNLTSYNSVEVEFYFYSYSMENGEDFWLRYYNGSSWTTVAAWVSGTNFENDKFYTAKITLNNTDVNFATNTAFRFQNDASNNNDYIYIDQVTIKGIVGNKAAENAINALPTKNIGFTTNNSLFNGDKMVYPNPARDILNINPNFSLISPNYSITNVLGQIIKTGSIKNNAINISTLKKGIYLIKLTDEEETFTQKFIKQ
- a CDS encoding sugar phosphate nucleotidyltransferase; its protein translation is MKIIVPMAGIGSRLRPHTLTVPKPLTVIAGKPIVQRLVEDIASVIDEEIDEIAFVIGTTAKGFPTDTEAQLLKIAAELGAKGSVYVQEEALGTAHAIYCAKESLSGPCVVAYADTLFKADFTLDVNADGAIWVSKVANPSAFGVVKLQDGIITDFIEKPKDFVSDLAIIGIYYFKSGDKLLEEIQYLIDNDLKENGEYQLTNVLESLKQQGAKFVPGTVSAWMDCGKKDPTVDTNKQVLGFEHEAGNNLVAKDIVLENSEIIQPCFIGKNVVLKNTKIGPYVSIGANSVVENSTIVNSLIQSNVEISNADLDNAMIGNHAKYNGKYTSVSIGDYTELT
- a CDS encoding lipopolysaccharide assembly protein LapB → MKFRRKNKEFGEKNIIGFYNYVLFSFFFVLSSLNSFSQDSIPIAKDLTEEKELDFQQFFFKALSEKSIGNYQKAIENLENSNQILAGNMAVYFEFSKNYLLLNKTLLAKEYIKRALNNEPNNIWMLQHLVKIHIRDKNFSEAIVVQQKLVAINLNEQELLVKLYLNNKEEDKAISLMNTMEQNNGLSASFKRLKEGLTKRNNKAVVKEGVTNGSSLEEQFKANNSYAVLQQILIASKENPEKLLKYSDEGILLFPAQAFVYLMKGKALNYQKKFKKALISLQNGIDFVIDDTMKVDFYKEMAVSYKGLGNIIEEKKFIEKSKKIKE
- a CDS encoding DUF4292 domain-containing protein; the encoded protein is MKFLKYFVVFAVVFTSCKTKKDLISANNIAEEMSAKKVARKHIAANFDKQTVDAKLKANFNNGKINQGFSVSLKMEKDQVIWLKGTKIITLFKAKITPTSVSYYSSLEREYFEGDFTMLKKLLGTDINFNQLQNLFLGQSLKNVKDQKQHVSIIDNSYVLSPETQEKLFDVFFSVNPSHFKLDKQSIVNTAKNQRLDIFYPSYNLVDDAIFPSEINIKAKQPGKFTDIDFIVRSVEFNKDIDTSFSIPKGYKKIKL
- a CDS encoding murein hydrolase activator EnvC, whose product is MKSRKIYIPVFILFLSVFSVFGQTRKQLEEQRKKLNYEIKQVNSLLFKEKKKVDNALEDLNDLNRKISVRAKLISIINAEARILSKEIRANEMELKKLEKKLADLKADYASIILKSYKSKSQQSRMMFLLSSQNFHQAYKRFEYMKQYTAYRKKQGEEIVVHTNEVQVVNDSLLVQKNLKDKLIASENEQKKEIEEDKRNQEKLLATIKKKESSYKKELQSKVKEEKRVTVQIDRKIREEIERANRVARAKLKDEPNKPTVVKKNEFILSPEAKALAAKFELNKGKLPWPVSEGIVIRKFGTQPHPSFPGITVNGTGLHIATKEGIKAQSIFNGRVLNVLVSAEGRKNVLIQHGNYISSYNNLEKVTVSKGDVVITGQAIGQVFTDKVSKKTKLIFVLFKNTTRLNPSSWILRR
- a CDS encoding type 1 glutamine amidotransferase domain-containing protein, whose product is MENLKRKTVAILATNGFEESELKEPKKALEAAGAEVHIVSLESGEIKSWNEGNWGKTYKVDKTLKEVSQENYNALMLPGGVINPDVLRDNADAVSFVKSFFEHHKPVGAICHGPWLLAEADVLKGRKITSYSSIKTDLINAGANWVDEEVVVDKGLVTSRNPDDLPAFNAKLVEEVYEGKHKGQMA
- a CDS encoding mechanosensitive ion channel family protein, with translation MEFYNYKIISSLAILIVAFFIRFVITNSLKKIQLKFGFQKARIILTNKIISVLIYITIIVFVSFVWGVDEKQLLVYVSSFLTILGIAFFAQWSILSNITAGLILFINYPVKIGDTITILEKDNNITGEIRDIGAFFITLRTLEKELITIPNAVILQKNIKYSPQPE